In Janthinobacterium rivuli, a single genomic region encodes these proteins:
- the leuD gene encoding 3-isopropylmalate dehydratase small subunit, translating to MDKFTIYEGLVAPLDRANVDTDAIIPKQFLKSIHRSGFGPNLFDEWRYLDHGEPGQDNSRRPLNPEFVLNEPRYQGASILLTRKNFGCGSSREHAPWALDQYGFRAIIAPSFADIFFNNCYKNGLLPIVLSESQVEHLFNEVKAFPGFKLVVDLEQQCVRTSNGSVSYPFEIDAFRKYCLMNGLDDIGLTLRHADDIRAFEERHLTNQPWLANVI from the coding sequence ATGGATAAATTTACGATTTACGAAGGCCTGGTCGCCCCGCTGGACCGCGCCAACGTCGACACCGACGCGATTATCCCGAAGCAATTCCTGAAATCGATCCACCGCAGCGGCTTCGGCCCCAACCTGTTCGACGAATGGCGCTATCTCGACCATGGCGAACCGGGCCAGGACAACAGCCGCCGCCCGCTGAACCCGGAGTTCGTGCTCAACGAGCCGCGCTACCAGGGCGCGTCGATCTTGCTGACGCGCAAGAATTTCGGCTGCGGTTCCTCGCGCGAACACGCGCCGTGGGCACTCGATCAATATGGCTTCCGCGCCATCATCGCGCCTTCGTTCGCCGACATCTTCTTCAATAATTGCTACAAGAACGGCTTGCTGCCCATCGTGCTGTCGGAAAGCCAGGTCGAGCACCTGTTCAATGAAGTCAAGGCTTTCCCCGGCTTCAAGCTGGTGGTGGACCTGGAACAGCAATGCGTGCGCACCAGCAACGGTTCCGTCTCGTACCCGTTCGAGATCGACGCCTTCCGCAAATATTGCCTGATGAATGGCCTTGACGATATCGGCCTGACCCTGCGCCACGCCGACGATATCCGCGCCTTCGAAGAACGGCATCTGACCAATCAGCCTTGGCTGGCCAACGTTATCTAA
- the asd gene encoding aspartate-semialdehyde dehydrogenase translates to MKLVGLVGWRGMVGSVLMQRMQEEGDFAHIEPVFFTTSNTGGSAPAMAKNETILKDANNIAELSKCDIIISCQGGDYTSAVFPQLRAAGWNGYWIDAASTLRMEKDAVIVLDPVNLHVIKDALGKGVKNYIGGNCTVSCMMMGLGGLFQHDLIDWMTSMTYQAASGGGAQHMRELLTQFGTINGSVKALLDNPASAILEIDRQVLATQHGYSPDEIKQFGAPLAGNLIPWIDKDLGNGQSKEEWKAGAETNKILGRGIDFGTKEIPVDGLCVRIGAMRCHSQALTIKLKKDVPLDEINDIIASNNEWVKFVPNTREASVRDLSPAAVTGSLTIPVGRVRKMSMGGEYLSAFTVGDQLLWGAAEPLRRMLRILLDA, encoded by the coding sequence ATGAAATTAGTTGGCTTGGTAGGTTGGCGCGGTATGGTCGGTTCGGTCCTGATGCAGCGCATGCAGGAAGAGGGCGATTTCGCCCACATTGAACCGGTGTTTTTCACGACGTCGAACACGGGCGGCTCGGCGCCGGCCATGGCGAAGAATGAAACCATCCTCAAGGATGCCAACAACATCGCCGAACTGTCCAAGTGCGACATCATTATTTCCTGCCAGGGTGGCGACTATACGAGCGCTGTCTTCCCGCAGCTGCGCGCAGCGGGCTGGAATGGCTACTGGATCGATGCGGCCTCGACCTTGCGCATGGAAAAAGACGCCGTCATCGTGCTCGACCCCGTCAACCTGCACGTCATCAAGGATGCGCTGGGCAAGGGTGTCAAGAACTACATCGGCGGCAACTGCACCGTGTCGTGCATGATGATGGGCCTGGGCGGCCTGTTCCAGCACGACCTGATCGACTGGATGACGTCGATGACCTACCAGGCGGCATCGGGCGGCGGCGCGCAGCACATGCGCGAACTGCTGACGCAATTTGGCACCATCAACGGCTCCGTCAAGGCGCTGCTGGACAACCCCGCTTCCGCCATTCTGGAAATCGACCGCCAGGTGCTGGCTACCCAGCACGGCTATTCCCCGGATGAAATCAAGCAGTTCGGCGCGCCGCTGGCCGGCAACCTGATCCCGTGGATCGACAAGGACCTGGGCAATGGCCAGTCGAAGGAAGAGTGGAAAGCTGGCGCGGAAACCAACAAGATTCTGGGCCGCGGCATCGACTTTGGCACCAAGGAAATTCCTGTCGACGGCCTGTGCGTGCGCATCGGCGCCATGCGCTGCCATTCGCAAGCCTTGACCATCAAGCTGAAAAAAGACGTGCCGCTCGATGAAATCAACGACATCATCGCCAGCAACAACGAATGGGTGAAATTCGTGCCGAACACGCGCGAAGCGTCCGTGCGCGACCTGTCGCCGGCAGCCGTCACGGGCAGCCTGACGATTCCTGTCGGCCGCGTGCGCAAGATGAGCATGGGCGGCGAATACCTGTCCGCGTTCACCGTGGGCGACCAATTGCTGTGGGGCGCGGCCGAGCCGCTGCGCCGTATGTTGCGTATTTTGCTCGACGCGTAA
- the leuC gene encoding 3-isopropylmalate dehydratase large subunit: MMKTLYDKLWESHVVRAEDDGTTILYIDRHLLHEVTSPQAFDGLSVAGRQPWRISANLAVADHNVPTTSRVDGIADPVSRLQVETLDKNAKHYGLTYFNMNDKRQGIVHVIGPEQGATLPGMTVVCGDSHTSTHGAFGALAHGIGTSEVEHVLATQTLLQKKSKSMLVQVDGALPAGVTAKDIVLAIIGKIGTAGGTGYCIEFGGSAIRALSMEGRMTVCNMAIEAGARAGIIGVDDTTINYVKGRPFSPAGPHWERAVAYWRTLHSDPGARFDLVVTLNAQEIQPQVTWGTSPEMVIGIDGRVPDPDNEKDSVKRDAIEKALVYMALKPNTPITDVRIDKVFIGSCTNSRIEDLRAAAAVVRGKYRASNVTLALVVPGSGLVKDQAEREGLDRIFKDAGFEWREPGCSMCLAMNADRLEPGERCASTSNRNFEGRQGQGGRTHLVSPAMAAAAGIAGHFVDVRGLR; this comes from the coding sequence ATGATGAAGACGCTTTACGACAAACTCTGGGAATCCCACGTTGTTCGGGCCGAAGATGATGGCACGACAATTTTGTACATCGACCGGCACCTGCTGCACGAAGTTACCAGCCCGCAAGCCTTCGATGGCCTCAGCGTGGCGGGCCGCCAGCCGTGGCGCATTTCCGCCAACCTGGCCGTGGCCGACCATAATGTGCCGACCACCAGCCGGGTCGACGGCATTGCCGACCCCGTTTCGCGCCTGCAGGTGGAAACGCTGGACAAGAACGCCAAGCACTACGGCTTGACCTACTTCAACATGAACGACAAACGCCAGGGCATCGTGCACGTGATCGGCCCGGAACAGGGCGCGACCTTGCCCGGCATGACGGTCGTCTGCGGCGACTCGCACACGTCCACGCATGGCGCCTTCGGCGCGCTGGCGCACGGCATCGGCACGTCCGAAGTGGAACACGTGCTGGCCACGCAAACCTTGCTGCAAAAGAAATCCAAATCCATGCTGGTGCAAGTCGACGGCGCCTTGCCGGCCGGCGTGACGGCGAAAGATATCGTGCTGGCCATCATCGGCAAGATCGGTACGGCCGGCGGCACGGGCTACTGTATCGAGTTCGGCGGCTCGGCCATCCGCGCGCTGTCGATGGAAGGACGCATGACGGTGTGCAACATGGCCATCGAGGCGGGCGCGCGCGCCGGCATCATCGGCGTCGACGACACCACCATCAATTATGTCAAGGGCCGCCCGTTTTCGCCGGCCGGTCCACACTGGGAACGGGCCGTGGCCTACTGGCGCACCCTGCATTCGGACCCTGGCGCCCGCTTCGACCTCGTCGTCACGCTCAACGCGCAAGAAATTCAACCGCAAGTGACGTGGGGCACGTCGCCGGAAATGGTCATCGGCATCGATGGCCGCGTGCCAGACCCGGACAATGAAAAAGACAGCGTCAAGCGCGACGCCATCGAAAAAGCCCTGGTCTACATGGCCCTCAAACCGAACACGCCGATCACCGATGTGCGTATCGACAAGGTCTTCATCGGCTCCTGCACCAATTCGCGCATCGAGGATTTGCGTGCGGCCGCCGCCGTGGTGCGCGGCAAGTACCGCGCCTCCAACGTGACCCTGGCGCTGGTGGTGCCCGGTTCCGGCCTCGTCAAGGACCAGGCCGAACGCGAAGGCCTGGACCGCATCTTCAAGGATGCCGGCTTCGAATGGCGCGAGCCCGGTTGCTCCATGTGCCTGGCCATGAATGCGGACCGCCTGGAGCCGGGCGAACGCTGCGCGTCCACCTCGAACCGCAACTTCGAAGGCCGGCAAGGCCAGGGCGGCCGTACCCACCTGGTGTCGCCCGCGATGGCGGCCGCGGCGGGTATCGCCGGCCACTTTGTCGACGTGCGGGGATTGCGATGA
- a CDS encoding chemotaxis protein CheA, producing MDDMLKDFVVEAMDLAVNVEEHLLRLERDPDNKETLNAVFRSFHTIKGGAGFMGLPALVAACHLTENLFDALRTGAAPVTPIAIEAALQASGFVADQLTELANGAAPESLPAMPEELEHILTNAIEGKGMDAPAPAAAVVAEVAAPVAEVAVATPAAAAVSTSTASADGLDWEAMYNAVVPAGSQIAAAPVSAAAAAPAAVAAAPAAAAAAKPAGKAWDGAERREERPEVRHAAPVKEDSIRVDAVKLDALLEVAGESVQAANQAAVLLERLLQFKFEGQAATLMATLAETLERASRYSTELQRATLATRMQPVGRLFQKFPRLVRELAKDLGKDVELTIEGAETEVDRVVVDSLYDPLVHMLRNSLDHGVESPEARLAAGKPAKSYISLKAWQEANSVMIVLQDDGKGMDPVFLRSKAQQKGLISENAQLSNDECFQLVFLPGFSTKEVASSVSGRGVGMDVVKTAVEKNRGAIHIESTLGKGTKFAIRLPIELSIVPTMLVSTSGAALALPMAVVQRVVELPETFMEVGGAPVLKDQGRPLPVRSLAGSLGYESCSERVGIVVAAPQPYILAVEAVDGTADLVIKPMTAITVEGITGTARSAEGELVLVVGLSFLMDGCRGSVRMAA from the coding sequence ATGGACGATATGCTCAAGGATTTCGTCGTTGAGGCGATGGATCTTGCGGTTAATGTTGAAGAGCACTTATTGCGCCTCGAGCGTGATCCTGACAACAAGGAAACACTGAATGCCGTGTTTCGTTCCTTCCACACCATCAAGGGCGGCGCCGGCTTCATGGGCTTGCCCGCGCTGGTGGCGGCCTGCCATCTGACGGAAAACCTGTTTGACGCCTTGCGCACGGGCGCCGCGCCCGTGACGCCGATCGCCATCGAGGCGGCGCTGCAAGCGTCCGGTTTCGTCGCCGACCAGCTGACGGAACTGGCGAATGGCGCCGCGCCGGAAAGCTTGCCGGCCATGCCGGAAGAGCTGGAACACATCCTGACGAACGCCATCGAAGGCAAGGGCATGGATGCGCCTGCGCCTGCCGCCGCCGTGGTGGCGGAAGTGGCCGCGCCCGTTGCCGAAGTTGCCGTCGCCACGCCGGCCGCTGCCGCCGTGTCCACCTCTACGGCCAGCGCCGATGGCCTGGACTGGGAAGCCATGTACAACGCCGTCGTGCCGGCCGGTAGCCAGATCGCTGCCGCACCGGTGTCCGCCGCCGCCGCCGCGCCTGCCGCCGTGGCCGCCGCGCCTGCTGCCGCTGCCGCCGCCAAACCGGCCGGCAAGGCCTGGGATGGCGCGGAACGCCGCGAAGAGCGTCCGGAAGTGCGCCATGCCGCGCCCGTCAAGGAAGACAGCATCCGCGTCGATGCCGTCAAGCTCGACGCCCTGCTGGAGGTGGCCGGCGAATCCGTGCAGGCCGCCAACCAGGCTGCCGTGCTGCTCGAACGCTTGCTGCAATTCAAATTCGAAGGCCAGGCCGCCACCCTGATGGCGACTTTGGCGGAAACCCTGGAACGCGCTTCGCGCTACTCGACGGAACTGCAGCGGGCCACCCTGGCCACGCGCATGCAGCCCGTCGGCCGCCTGTTCCAGAAATTCCCGCGCCTCGTGCGCGAACTGGCGAAAGACCTGGGCAAGGATGTCGAACTGACCATCGAAGGCGCGGAGACGGAAGTCGACCGCGTCGTGGTCGACAGCCTGTACGATCCGCTCGTGCACATGCTGCGCAATTCGCTCGACCATGGCGTCGAATCGCCGGAAGCCCGTCTGGCCGCCGGCAAGCCCGCCAAGTCGTATATTTCACTGAAAGCATGGCAGGAAGCCAACAGCGTCATGATCGTGCTGCAGGATGACGGCAAGGGCATGGACCCGGTCTTCCTGCGCAGCAAGGCCCAGCAAAAGGGCCTGATCAGCGAAAACGCGCAGTTGAGCAACGACGAATGCTTCCAGCTGGTGTTCCTGCCGGGCTTCTCGACCAAGGAAGTCGCTTCCAGCGTTTCCGGACGCGGCGTGGGCATGGACGTGGTGAAAACGGCCGTGGAGAAAAACCGCGGCGCCATCCACATCGAATCCACGCTGGGAAAGGGCACGAAATTTGCCATCCGCCTGCCGATCGAACTGTCGATCGTGCCGACCATGCTCGTGTCGACCTCGGGCGCCGCGCTGGCGCTGCCGATGGCGGTGGTGCAGCGCGTCGTCGAATTGCCGGAAACCTTCATGGAAGTGGGCGGCGCGCCGGTGCTGAAAGACCAGGGCCGTCCATTGCCCGTGCGCTCGCTGGCCGGCTCGCTGGGCTACGAATCGTGCAGCGAACGCGTCGGTATTGTTGTCGCTGCGCCACAGCCGTACATTCTCGCCGTGGAAGCCGTCGATGGCACGGCCGACCTCGTGATCAAACCGATGACGGCCATCACCGTGGAAGGCATTACCGGTACTGCCCGCTCGGCCGAAGGCGAGCTGGTGCTAGTCGTGGGCCTATCTTTCCTGATGGATGGTTGCAGGGGAAGTGTGCGCATGGCAGCCTAA
- a CDS encoding lipoprotein: MKKLFALLIATVILSGCNTVSGIGRDVQKVGQVVTGAGGK, encoded by the coding sequence ATGAAAAAACTCTTCGCCCTCCTCATTGCCACCGTGATCCTGTCTGGCTGCAACACCGTCTCCGGCATCGGCCGCGATGTGCAGAAAGTCGGCCAGGTCGTCACTGGCGCCGGCGGAAAATAA
- the leuB gene encoding 3-isopropylmalate dehydrogenase: MKIAILPGDGIGPEIVAQAVKVLNVLGESFELETAPVGGAGYAAHGHPLPEGTLALAKAADAVLFGAVGDYQYDNLERQFRPEQAILGLRKNLGLFANLRPAILYPELAGASTLKPEVVSGLDILIIRELTGDIYFGQPRGVRECPDGPFKGQREGFDTMRYAEGEIRRIAHVAFQAAQKRDKRLTSVDKANVLETFQFWKDIVIDVHKEYPDVALDHMYVDNAAMQLVRAPKKFDVMVTGNMFGDILSDAAAMLTGSIGMLPSASLDANNKGLYEPSHGSAPDIAGKGIANPLATILSAAMMLRYSLNREEQANRIEAAVKHVLAQGLRTADIHEAGTTLVGTEAMGDAVVKALG, from the coding sequence ATGAAAATTGCAATCTTACCCGGCGACGGGATCGGTCCTGAAATCGTCGCGCAAGCCGTCAAGGTCTTGAATGTGCTGGGCGAATCGTTCGAGCTGGAAACGGCGCCCGTGGGCGGCGCCGGCTATGCGGCCCATGGTCACCCGCTGCCCGAAGGTACTCTTGCCCTGGCGAAAGCGGCCGATGCCGTGCTGTTCGGCGCCGTGGGCGACTACCAATATGACAATCTGGAGCGCCAGTTCCGCCCGGAGCAGGCGATTTTGGGCTTGCGCAAGAACCTGGGCCTGTTCGCCAACCTGCGTCCCGCGATTCTGTATCCGGAACTGGCGGGCGCCTCGACCCTGAAGCCGGAAGTGGTGTCGGGCCTCGATATTTTGATCATCCGCGAATTGACGGGCGACATTTATTTTGGCCAGCCGCGTGGCGTGCGCGAGTGCCCGGATGGTCCGTTCAAGGGCCAGCGCGAAGGTTTTGACACCATGCGCTATGCGGAAGGCGAAATCCGCCGCATCGCCCATGTGGCTTTCCAGGCTGCGCAAAAGCGCGACAAGCGGCTCACCAGCGTGGACAAGGCCAACGTGCTGGAAACCTTCCAGTTCTGGAAAGACATCGTCATCGACGTGCACAAGGAATACCCGGACGTGGCGCTTGACCACATGTATGTCGACAACGCGGCCATGCAACTGGTGCGGGCGCCGAAGAAATTCGACGTCATGGTGACCGGTAACATGTTCGGCGACATCCTGTCGGATGCGGCCGCCATGCTGACGGGTTCGATCGGCATGCTGCCGTCGGCCTCGCTGGACGCCAACAACAAGGGTCTGTACGAGCCATCGCACGGCTCGGCGCCCGATATCGCCGGCAAGGGCATCGCCAATCCGCTGGCGACGATTCTTTCTGCCGCCATGATGCTGCGCTATTCGCTGAACCGCGAAGAGCAGGCAAACCGCATCGAGGCAGCCGTCAAGCACGTGCTGGCGCAGGGCTTGCGCACGGCCGACATCCATGAGGCGGGCACGACTTTGGTCGGTACCGAGGCCATGGGTGATGCAGTTGTAAAAGCTCTGGGATAA